A stretch of Candidatus Sulfotelmatobacter sp. DNA encodes these proteins:
- the glpX gene encoding class II fructose-bisphosphatase, giving the protein MEIHALEYSFVRATEAAAIASGRLVGLGDKNAVDGAAVEAMRTALRDARFAGVVVIGEGEKDEAPMLYHGEAVGTGEGPSFDIAVDPIDGTTLASRGGPGAISVIAAAPRNTLFRTRVPYMEKLVTGPAGRGVVDIEAPLEENLRRLAAARGREVSDLIVALLERPRNEHLMKAVRAAGARVRVFGDGDVANAVYAVLEDRARVDMLAGIGGSPEGVISACAVRALGGEMQGRLWARDERDEQIAHGEGLTIGKKLTLDDLCASPDAIFAATGVTDGEFLDGVRYRRGSAFTQSIVISTYTRSVRTVDARHDLRPRDAQVDATIAAASAQRR; this is encoded by the coding sequence ATGGAGATTCACGCGCTCGAGTACTCCTTCGTTCGGGCTACTGAGGCTGCGGCGATCGCATCAGGCCGGTTGGTCGGCCTGGGTGACAAGAACGCGGTGGACGGCGCGGCCGTCGAGGCGATGCGGACGGCGCTGCGCGACGCCCGCTTCGCCGGCGTCGTCGTCATCGGCGAAGGCGAGAAGGACGAGGCCCCGATGCTCTACCACGGCGAGGCCGTGGGGACGGGCGAGGGCCCCTCGTTCGACATCGCGGTCGATCCGATCGACGGCACGACGCTGGCCTCGCGCGGCGGCCCGGGCGCGATCTCGGTGATCGCCGCCGCCCCGCGCAACACGCTCTTCCGCACCCGCGTCCCGTACATGGAGAAGCTGGTCACCGGCCCGGCCGGGCGCGGGGTCGTCGACATCGAGGCGCCGCTCGAAGAGAACCTGCGCCGGCTGGCGGCGGCGCGCGGGCGCGAAGTCTCCGACCTGATCGTGGCGCTGCTCGAGCGTCCGCGCAACGAGCATTTGATGAAAGCCGTCCGCGCCGCCGGCGCGCGCGTGCGCGTGTTCGGCGACGGCGACGTCGCCAACGCGGTCTACGCCGTGCTCGAAGACCGCGCGCGCGTCGACATGCTGGCCGGGATCGGCGGCTCGCCCGAAGGCGTCATCTCGGCCTGCGCGGTGCGCGCGCTGGGCGGCGAGATGCAGGGCCGGCTGTGGGCGCGCGACGAGCGCGACGAGCAGATCGCGCATGGGGAAGGGCTGACGATCGGCAAGAAGCTGACCCTCGACGACCTGTGCGCGTCGCCCGACGCGATCTTCGCCGCGACCGGCGTCACTGACGGCGAGTTCCTCGACGGCGTGCGCTATCGCCGCGGCTCGGCGTTCACCCAGTCGATCGTCATCTCGACCTACACGCGGTCCGTGCGTACGGTCGACGCCCGCCACGACTTGCGGCCGCGCGACGCGCAGGTCGACGCGACCATCGCGGCCGCCAGCGCTCAGCGCCGGTAG
- a CDS encoding NAD(P)-dependent oxidoreductase, translating into MRVLVTGGLGFIGAWTARVLLEGGHAVRVFDLHADRVLFDQLVGPRSGEVELTQGDITDAEAVSRAVAGCEGVVHLAAVLLPVARQNPLLGARINVLGTLHVFEAAKQHGVRGVAYASSAAVFGPDDGIHPEPRTQYGAYKLCNEGNARAYWEDAGIRSIGLRPSTVYGPGRSQGLTADPTLAMRAAAEGTPFTIRFTGSTGMDYARDVGTIFARSATETPDGALAFSLQGQLASMVDVLHAIKTVVPDAQVDAEGPELMFAAQVDESPLHRALPDLARTSLLEGTRETIAFYRR; encoded by the coding sequence ATGCGAGTGCTCGTTACCGGCGGCCTGGGCTTCATCGGTGCGTGGACGGCGCGCGTCCTGCTGGAGGGCGGGCACGCCGTGCGCGTCTTCGACCTGCACGCCGACCGGGTGCTGTTCGACCAGCTGGTCGGTCCGCGTAGCGGTGAGGTCGAGCTGACGCAGGGCGACATCACCGACGCCGAGGCGGTGAGCCGGGCCGTCGCCGGCTGCGAAGGGGTGGTGCACCTCGCCGCGGTGCTGCTGCCGGTCGCGCGGCAGAACCCGCTGCTCGGCGCGCGCATCAACGTGCTCGGCACGCTGCACGTCTTCGAGGCGGCGAAGCAGCACGGCGTGCGGGGCGTCGCGTACGCGTCGAGCGCGGCCGTGTTCGGCCCCGACGACGGCATCCACCCCGAGCCGCGCACGCAGTACGGCGCCTACAAGCTCTGCAACGAGGGCAACGCGCGCGCGTACTGGGAGGACGCCGGCATTCGCAGCATCGGCTTGCGGCCCTCGACGGTCTACGGTCCGGGCCGCTCGCAGGGGCTGACCGCCGACCCGACGCTCGCGATGCGCGCCGCCGCCGAGGGAACGCCCTTCACCATCCGCTTCACCGGCTCGACCGGGATGGATTACGCGCGCGACGTCGGCACGATCTTCGCGCGCTCCGCGACCGAAACGCCTGACGGCGCCCTCGCCTTCAGCCTACAAGGGCAGCTCGCCAGCATGGTCGACGTCCTGCACGCGATCAAGACCGTCGTCCCCGACGCGCAGGTGGACGCCGAGGGGCCCGAGCTGATGTTCGCGGCGCAGGTCGACGAGTCGCCGCTGCACCGCGCGCTGCCCGACCTCGCGCGCACCTCGTTGCTCGAAGGTACGCGCGAGACGATCGCCTTCTACCGGCGCTGA
- a CDS encoding UxaA family hydrolase has product MPLSLDGAALRLKDDDDVAVALRSLEPGVAVRFPDAEIMPLATIPTGHKIALRPLAVGDLVHKYGQPIGRASAAIVPGEHVHVHNVEGVRGRGDLAPAPSA; this is encoded by the coding sequence ATGCCGCTCTCGCTCGACGGTGCCGCGCTGCGGCTCAAGGACGACGACGACGTCGCAGTGGCGCTGCGCTCGCTCGAGCCCGGGGTCGCGGTCCGCTTTCCGGACGCGGAGATCATGCCGCTGGCGACGATTCCGACCGGCCATAAGATCGCGTTGCGCCCGCTGGCCGTGGGTGACCTCGTGCACAAGTACGGTCAGCCGATCGGGCGCGCGTCGGCCGCCATCGTGCCCGGCGAACACGTCCACGTCCACAACGTCGAAGGCGTGCGCGGCCGTGGTGATCTCGCCCCGGCGCCGAGCGCATGA
- a CDS encoding UxaA family hydrolase — protein MTTTFPGYRRPNGSVGVRNHVLVLPSVMCANHVVDRIGRALPELVTVAHPIGCGQVGADFEQTKRTMTGFASNPNVAAVLVVGLGCESNESKALAAEIAARGQRVEVIGIQETGDSSATIARGAEIARGLLSEVANYERSTCALSELALATESDRVEDVAADPLLEHAADRLAAAGARVMDAPGQDVERMTAMVAGGAQVVVFATGRGTPTGSPIAPVIKVATDSAMFARMRENMDLDAGTIAAGTRTIEQVGEELVDWVLAAAGGRQTAAEVLGFHDFAIARIGPSF, from the coding sequence ATGACGACGACGTTCCCGGGCTACCGGCGTCCCAACGGCAGCGTCGGCGTACGCAACCACGTGCTGGTGCTGCCGTCGGTCATGTGCGCGAACCACGTCGTCGACCGCATCGGCCGCGCGTTGCCCGAGCTCGTGACGGTCGCGCACCCGATCGGCTGCGGGCAAGTCGGCGCCGACTTCGAGCAGACGAAACGCACCATGACCGGCTTCGCCAGCAACCCCAACGTCGCGGCCGTGCTGGTCGTCGGATTGGGCTGCGAGTCGAACGAGTCGAAGGCGCTGGCGGCGGAGATCGCGGCACGCGGGCAGCGAGTCGAGGTGATCGGGATTCAAGAGACCGGCGACAGCAGCGCGACGATCGCGCGCGGCGCCGAGATCGCGCGTGGGCTGCTCTCCGAGGTGGCGAACTACGAACGCTCGACGTGCGCGCTCTCCGAGCTGGCGTTGGCGACCGAAAGCGACCGCGTCGAAGACGTTGCGGCGGACCCGCTGCTCGAGCACGCCGCCGATCGGCTCGCCGCCGCCGGCGCTCGGGTGATGGACGCGCCGGGTCAGGACGTCGAACGAATGACCGCGATGGTGGCCGGCGGCGCGCAGGTGGTCGTCTTCGCCACCGGCCGCGGAACGCCGACCGGCTCGCCGATCGCGCCGGTCATCAAGGTCGCGACCGACAGCGCGATGTTCGCCCGAATGCGCGAGAACATGGACCTCGACGCCGGCACGATCGCCGCGGGCACGCGCACGATCGAGCAGGTCGGCGAGGAGCTCGTCGATTGGGTCCTGGCCGCGGCCGGCGGGCGTCAGACCGCCGCCGAGGTCCTCGGCTTCCACGACTTCGCGATCGCACGCATCGGCCCGTCGTTCTGA
- a CDS encoding EAL domain-containing protein, whose amino-acid sequence MTESYDRAAVAGTTLLVAAAVASIPFGRESLPVLGSLVPTMFFLGAAALFGAAALLFVLSMRSPRRDQAVLTALLAGDSLLTLIAGLIVPAGSSGSSIANVDMRVVTWLNIPWAVGAALGALVYARARNDERPFESDDARRWLGLWVALGVALAALAVAASLAFGDQLPDLTIGAVLRRTAVGPIVAAFCVLAAVVLIRDRVRSVTDLGARLAFVAMTAGFVAWTAEVQRFDGAWYTARAFWLASTVVILVAAFRELQLSQLTPDLAPAIGAAPDDVVRHGRRLEMLWRLAGASGEDDVACLRAMLGEAAHMVREGVRFHGVLARIDDGDLVVEVVTASAVGMDVPAEGTRYALTDTLLADVRRAGTSAWSDIRSEPRFARIARLRAHEWRAFIAAPFEVAGVPYVVSFLSFDPLPSAFTEADRAYVELLSSLCATRMHERVQDDRLRYHSEHDPITGLPNRVSFRARGQQWLRDGRPLAVVVADVDRFRELNDTLGHQVGDTILTHAGAALRNAATDDELVARLGGDSFGILVPGGDDRLELEARLLRFLGAFGTPVPTGVRSEAHVAVTASFGVAVAPADGTDFEQLLSRADTAVFVAKQSGRARWSFFDSRVETEFALARGLRNEIVEALANDEFVLYFQPHVELDSGRVAGAEALIRWNHPVRGFLLPGDFIPFAETHGLAGMIGEWVMRETVRVAQRVRTIDPAFRIWFNLSAEELSDPALLARLRRLDGDLTCVGVEITETAAMRNVDRTVYAIDALRKAGLGIALDDFGTGYSSLSHLRRLQLDLVKIDRSFIAGVPSDTHDIAIVEAVISIAERYGFHTVAEGVETFPQIAFLAAQGCTYGQGFIYARPMSETAFETWLGDRLVRPGAGVGA is encoded by the coding sequence ATGACCGAGTCGTACGACCGTGCGGCGGTCGCCGGGACGACACTTCTCGTCGCGGCGGCGGTCGCCAGCATCCCGTTCGGGAGAGAGTCCCTCCCGGTGCTCGGCTCGCTCGTTCCGACGATGTTCTTTCTGGGCGCGGCCGCCCTGTTCGGCGCCGCCGCGCTGTTGTTCGTCCTCTCGATGCGCTCGCCGCGCCGCGACCAAGCGGTCCTCACCGCGCTGCTCGCCGGCGACTCGCTCTTGACGCTCATCGCCGGGCTGATCGTGCCGGCCGGTTCGTCGGGCAGCTCGATCGCCAACGTCGACATGCGGGTGGTGACCTGGCTGAACATTCCATGGGCGGTCGGCGCTGCACTGGGGGCGCTCGTGTACGCCCGCGCGCGCAACGACGAGCGCCCGTTCGAGAGCGACGACGCGCGGCGCTGGCTGGGACTATGGGTCGCGCTCGGCGTCGCGTTGGCGGCGCTCGCCGTGGCCGCGTCGCTGGCGTTCGGCGACCAGCTGCCGGACCTCACCATCGGCGCGGTGTTGCGGCGGACCGCCGTCGGCCCGATCGTCGCCGCGTTCTGCGTATTGGCGGCGGTCGTCTTGATTCGCGACCGCGTTCGCAGCGTCACCGACCTGGGCGCGCGGCTGGCGTTCGTCGCGATGACGGCCGGCTTCGTCGCCTGGACGGCCGAGGTGCAGCGCTTCGACGGCGCGTGGTACACGGCGCGCGCCTTCTGGCTGGCCTCGACCGTCGTCATCCTGGTAGCAGCGTTCCGCGAGCTGCAGCTCTCGCAGCTCACGCCGGATCTCGCGCCGGCGATCGGCGCGGCGCCGGACGACGTCGTGCGTCACGGCCGGCGCCTGGAGATGCTGTGGCGACTCGCCGGCGCGAGCGGCGAAGACGACGTCGCGTGCTTGCGCGCGATGCTCGGCGAGGCCGCGCACATGGTGCGCGAAGGCGTGCGGTTCCACGGCGTGTTGGCGCGCATCGACGACGGCGATCTGGTGGTCGAGGTCGTCACCGCGTCGGCGGTCGGGATGGACGTGCCGGCCGAAGGCACGCGCTACGCGCTCACCGATACGCTGCTGGCGGACGTGCGGCGGGCAGGCACCTCGGCCTGGTCGGACATCCGCAGCGAGCCGCGCTTCGCCCGCATCGCGCGCCTGCGCGCGCACGAGTGGCGCGCGTTCATCGCCGCGCCGTTCGAGGTTGCCGGCGTCCCCTACGTGGTCTCGTTCCTCTCGTTCGACCCGTTGCCGTCGGCGTTCACCGAGGCCGACCGCGCCTACGTCGAGCTGCTCTCCTCGCTGTGCGCGACGCGCATGCACGAGCGCGTCCAAGACGATCGGCTGCGTTACCACTCCGAGCACGACCCGATCACCGGCTTGCCCAACCGCGTGTCGTTTCGCGCGCGCGGACAGCAGTGGCTGCGCGACGGCCGGCCGCTGGCGGTCGTCGTCGCCGACGTCGACCGCTTCCGCGAGCTGAACGATACGCTCGGGCATCAAGTCGGCGACACGATCCTCACCCACGCCGGCGCGGCGCTGCGCAACGCCGCGACCGACGACGAGCTGGTCGCGCGGCTGGGCGGCGACTCGTTCGGCATTCTCGTCCCCGGCGGCGACGACCGGCTCGAGCTCGAGGCGCGGCTGCTGCGCTTCTTGGGCGCGTTCGGCACGCCCGTTCCCACCGGCGTGCGCAGTGAGGCGCACGTCGCGGTCACCGCGAGCTTCGGCGTCGCGGTCGCGCCGGCGGACGGTACCGACTTCGAGCAGCTGCTCTCGCGCGCCGACACGGCGGTCTTCGTCGCCAAGCAGTCCGGGCGCGCACGCTGGTCGTTCTTCGACTCGCGGGTCGAGACCGAGTTCGCGCTGGCGCGCGGGTTGCGCAACGAGATCGTCGAGGCGTTGGCCAACGACGAGTTCGTCCTGTACTTCCAGCCGCACGTCGAGCTGGACTCGGGGCGCGTCGCCGGCGCCGAGGCGCTGATCCGCTGGAATCACCCGGTGCGCGGCTTCCTCTTGCCGGGCGACTTCATCCCGTTCGCCGAGACGCACGGCCTGGCCGGCATGATCGGCGAGTGGGTGATGCGCGAGACGGTTCGCGTCGCGCAGCGGGTGCGCACGATCGACCCCGCCTTCCGCATCTGGTTCAATCTCTCGGCGGAGGAGCTGAGCGACCCCGCGCTGTTGGCGCGGCTGCGCCGTTTGGACGGCGATCTGACCTGCGTGGGCGTCGAGATCACCGAGACGGCCGCGATGCGCAACGTCGACCGTACCGTGTACGCGATCGACGCTCTGCGCAAAGCGGGCTTGGGGATCGCGCTCGACGACTTCGGGACCGGCTACTCCTCGCTCTCGCACTTGCGGCGGCTGCAGCTCGACCTGGTGAAGATCGATCGCTCGTTCATCGCCGGCGTCCCGTCCGACACGCACGACATCGCGATCGTCGAAGCGGTGATCTCGATCGCCGAGCGATACGGCTTCCACACCGTCGCCGAAGGCGTCGAAACGTTCCCGCAGATCGCGTTCCTGGCCGCGCAGGGCTGCACGTACGGTCAGGGGTTCATCTACGCGCGGCCGATGTCGGAGACGGCGTTCGAGACGTGGCTGGGCGACCGGCTCGTGCGGCCCGGCGCGGGCGTGGGCGCGTAG
- a CDS encoding glycine--tRNA ligase, whose protein sequence is MTNVETMDEKPRVTMEEITALAKRRGFIFQSSEIYGGIGGFFDYGPLGAVLKRNVKDAWWRENVQLRDDVVAFDSSIIMHPRTWEASGHVAAFHDKLVDCRNCKHRFRADHLPSLERCPDCGMSGTLTEPRNFNLMMKTAIGPMEDSSSMTYLRPETAQGIFVNFKNIYQSARKKPPFGIAQIGKSFRNEITPGNFTFRIREFEQAELEFFVPQDGKDMEWFDSWVRARKQWYSDYGVRADRLRFYELTPEERPFYAKAGIDVEYLFPWGWGELESIAHRGTYDLDRHIEYSGKDLTFFDEATKQKYVPILIESSAGMDRTTLTMLIDAYERETIVEGEKQTERTVLRFHPKIAPVQIGVFPLARNKADLVQKAQTIEGALRPFFRTQYDEGNVGQLYRRQDEIGTPFCVMVDYQTLEDGTITVRDRDSMRQDRVAADALAGYLLERLG, encoded by the coding sequence ATGACCAACGTGGAGACGATGGACGAGAAGCCCCGCGTGACCATGGAAGAGATCACCGCGCTTGCGAAGCGACGCGGGTTCATCTTCCAATCCTCCGAGATCTACGGCGGCATCGGCGGCTTCTTCGACTACGGGCCGCTCGGCGCCGTCCTCAAGCGCAACGTCAAGGACGCGTGGTGGCGCGAGAACGTGCAGCTGCGCGACGACGTCGTCGCGTTCGACTCCTCGATCATCATGCACCCACGCACGTGGGAAGCGTCGGGTCACGTCGCGGCCTTCCACGACAAGCTGGTCGATTGCCGTAACTGCAAGCACCGCTTCCGCGCCGACCATCTGCCCTCGCTCGAGCGGTGCCCCGACTGCGGGATGAGCGGCACGCTGACCGAACCGCGCAACTTCAACCTGATGATGAAGACCGCCATCGGACCGATGGAGGACTCTTCGTCGATGACGTACCTGCGTCCGGAGACGGCTCAGGGCATCTTCGTCAACTTCAAGAACATCTACCAGAGCGCGCGCAAGAAGCCGCCGTTCGGAATCGCGCAGATCGGCAAGTCGTTCCGCAACGAGATCACGCCGGGCAACTTCACCTTCCGCATTCGCGAGTTCGAGCAGGCGGAACTGGAGTTCTTCGTTCCCCAGGACGGCAAGGACATGGAGTGGTTCGACTCCTGGGTGCGCGCGCGCAAGCAGTGGTACAGCGACTACGGCGTGCGCGCCGATCGCTTGCGCTTCTACGAGCTGACGCCCGAGGAGCGGCCGTTCTACGCCAAGGCCGGCATCGACGTCGAGTATCTCTTCCCGTGGGGATGGGGTGAGCTCGAGTCGATCGCGCATCGCGGGACATACGATCTCGACCGCCACATCGAGTACTCGGGCAAGGACCTGACGTTCTTCGACGAGGCGACCAAGCAGAAGTACGTTCCGATCCTGATCGAGAGCTCGGCCGGGATGGATCGCACGACCTTGACGATGCTGATCGACGCGTACGAGCGCGAGACGATCGTTGAAGGCGAGAAGCAGACGGAGCGCACGGTGCTGCGCTTCCACCCGAAGATCGCGCCGGTGCAGATCGGTGTCTTCCCGCTGGCGCGCAACAAGGCCGATCTGGTGCAGAAGGCGCAGACGATCGAAGGCGCGCTGCGGCCGTTCTTCCGCACGCAGTACGACGAGGGCAACGTCGGCCAGCTCTATCGGCGCCAGGACGAGATCGGCACGCCGTTCTGCGTGATGGTCGACTACCAGACGCTCGAGGACGGCACGATCACCGTGCGCGATCGCGACAGCATGCGCCAAGACCGTGTCGCCGCCGACGCGTTGGCCGGCTATTTGCTGGAGCGGCTGGGTTGA
- a CDS encoding FkbM family methyltransferase: MDELRGPWTASADVPLAIVRARYGLMAYNPNDMYIGRSIALYGEFGEQELDVMRMALPEGGIAFDVGANIGTHAVALARHVGPAGGIFAFEPQRVVHGFLATNATLNGLSWIHPVHAAIGAKRGEVLMPDYAYGNEGNYGAIALTAAERGWPVRVLTLDEYLWLPRVDLVKIDVEGMEAQVIDGARGFLDRFRPVLFVENDRSSTSVGILERLLAARYRVYWHFVPLYRENNYRGERQNVFGNTGTINVLCIPAERPQSVGLIECVDPHAPPPVTLAPF, translated from the coding sequence ATGGATGAGCTGCGCGGACCGTGGACCGCCTCAGCGGACGTGCCGCTGGCGATCGTTCGGGCGCGGTACGGGCTGATGGCGTACAACCCGAACGACATGTACATCGGTCGCTCCATCGCGCTCTACGGCGAGTTCGGCGAGCAGGAGCTCGACGTGATGCGGATGGCGCTGCCCGAGGGCGGGATCGCGTTCGACGTCGGCGCGAACATCGGCACGCACGCGGTCGCGCTGGCCCGGCACGTCGGTCCCGCCGGCGGCATCTTCGCCTTCGAGCCGCAGCGCGTCGTCCACGGATTCTTGGCGACCAACGCGACGCTCAACGGGCTGAGCTGGATTCACCCCGTGCACGCGGCAATCGGCGCGAAGAGGGGCGAGGTCCTCATGCCCGACTACGCATACGGCAACGAAGGCAACTACGGCGCGATCGCGCTGACCGCGGCCGAGCGCGGCTGGCCGGTGCGCGTCCTGACGCTCGACGAGTATCTGTGGCTGCCGCGCGTCGATCTGGTCAAGATCGACGTCGAGGGGATGGAGGCGCAGGTCATCGACGGCGCGCGCGGTTTCCTCGACCGCTTCCGCCCCGTCCTGTTCGTCGAGAACGATCGCAGCAGCACGTCGGTCGGCATTCTCGAGCGCCTGCTGGCGGCTCGCTACCGCGTCTATTGGCACTTCGTGCCGCTCTACCGCGAGAACAATTACCGCGGCGAGCGGCAGAACGTCTTCGGGAACACCGGCACGATCAACGTGCTCTGCATCCCCGCCGAGCGTCCCCAGAGCGTCGGTTTGATCGAGTGCGTCGACCCGCACGCGCCGCCGCCGGTGACGCTGGCGCCGTTCTAA
- a CDS encoding glycosyltransferase family 2 protein: MASDSLSERLRVTLTHLCALTAVAFAFRAAGATSGLRRLEPVEADADTPMLSIVVPARNEERTIARCVRSLLAQRLPRFEVIVVDDRSTDATAAILDELARADARLRVVRGAALPEGWVGKPWALVQGAAHARGEWLLFTDADSWHAPQASASALRFARAHGVDALTLATHQELGTFAERAILPTMLGLIVVTLGSVAKVNDPRDVAHAAANGQYILVRRDAYDALGGHAALHDAIVEDIQFARRLKADGRYRLLLVAGGELVRVRMYTSLPTLWEGFTKSLYLGAEGNLGALALGTSALLLLSVVPAVSLVDALVRRRAPRALEAGLVLAAGIAMQARGLRRAGLSPALAWYAPLGYAACAGIALTSTALMLSGRGVTWRGRRYRKVTR; encoded by the coding sequence GTGGCGTCTGATTCGCTGAGCGAACGCCTGCGCGTCACGCTGACGCACCTGTGCGCCCTGACCGCGGTCGCCTTCGCGTTCCGTGCCGCGGGCGCGACCAGCGGGCTGCGCCGCCTGGAACCCGTCGAGGCCGACGCCGACACGCCGATGCTCTCGATCGTCGTACCCGCCCGGAACGAGGAACGAACGATCGCGCGCTGCGTGCGCTCGCTGCTGGCGCAGCGGCTCCCGCGCTTCGAGGTGATCGTCGTCGACGACCGTTCGACCGACGCGACCGCCGCGATCCTGGACGAGTTGGCGCGCGCCGACGCGCGGCTGCGAGTCGTGCGCGGCGCTGCGCTGCCCGAGGGCTGGGTCGGCAAACCGTGGGCGCTCGTGCAAGGCGCGGCGCACGCGCGCGGCGAGTGGCTGCTCTTCACCGACGCCGACTCGTGGCATGCGCCGCAAGCGTCGGCCTCGGCGCTGCGGTTCGCGCGCGCGCACGGCGTCGACGCGCTGACGCTGGCGACCCATCAGGAGCTGGGGACGTTCGCCGAGCGCGCGATCTTGCCGACGATGCTGGGCCTGATCGTCGTGACGCTGGGCTCGGTGGCGAAGGTGAACGACCCGCGTGACGTCGCGCACGCGGCGGCGAACGGTCAGTACATCCTGGTCCGCCGCGACGCATACGACGCACTCGGCGGCCACGCGGCGCTGCACGACGCGATCGTCGAGGACATCCAGTTCGCCCGTCGCCTCAAGGCCGACGGGCGCTACCGGCTGCTGCTCGTCGCCGGCGGCGAGTTGGTGCGCGTGCGGATGTACACCTCGCTCCCCACGCTCTGGGAGGGCTTCACCAAGAGTCTCTATCTCGGTGCGGAGGGGAACCTCGGCGCGCTGGCCCTCGGCACGAGCGCGCTGCTGCTGCTCTCCGTCGTGCCGGCCGTCTCGCTCGTCGACGCGCTCGTGCGCCGGCGTGCGCCGCGCGCGCTCGAGGCCGGCTTGGTGTTGGCAGCCGGGATCGCGATGCAAGCGCGCGGTCTGCGCCGCGCCGGCTTATCGCCGGCGCTGGCTTGGTATGCGCCGCTGGGCTATGCGGCGTGCGCCGGCATCGCGCTGACCTCGACGGCGCTGATGCTCAGCGGGCGCGGCGTGACCTGGCGCGGCCGACGGTATCGCAAGGTCACCCGTTAG
- a CDS encoding NUDIX domain-containing protein, with translation MSDLRPDAVGVVVLRGEGEPTRVLLLRRGRGAFAGAWTIVMGGVEVGEAATDTARREVREETGLAVTELFTAGELDTFYDPVRDRVVVVPFFVAQVEAGEVRTDEAHDAYRWVTFAEADELLTFTSQRRLLPEVQRAFVAQRPEPWRLIR, from the coding sequence GTGAGCGATCTGCGGCCCGACGCGGTCGGGGTCGTCGTGTTGCGTGGGGAGGGCGAGCCGACGCGCGTGCTGTTGCTGCGGCGCGGGCGCGGCGCGTTTGCCGGAGCGTGGACGATCGTGATGGGTGGTGTCGAGGTCGGTGAGGCCGCGACCGACACCGCCCGGCGTGAGGTGCGCGAAGAGACGGGGCTCGCGGTCACCGAGCTGTTTACGGCCGGCGAGCTGGACACGTTCTACGATCCGGTACGCGATCGGGTCGTCGTGGTGCCGTTCTTCGTGGCGCAGGTCGAGGCCGGTGAGGTGCGTACCGACGAAGCCCACGACGCGTACCGGTGGGTGACCTTTGCCGAAGCGGACGAACTGCTGACCTTCACCTCGCAGCGCCGGCTGCTGCCGGAAGTGCAGCGTGCGTTCGTCGCGCAGCGGCCCGAGCCGTGGCGTCTGATTCGCTGA
- a CDS encoding MmcQ/YjbR family DNA-binding protein — protein MASWDDVRRLALAMPGASEKASFGAASAWVVNQKGFVWVRPLRKSDLAALGPDAPTGEILGVRTPDLEMKEVLLARDPDVFFTTPHFDGYPAVLLQLDTISVADLEDVIVEAWLARAPDKVVAAYLAGDTARAPRPKPATKKKATAKKKTAAKSKQKR, from the coding sequence ATGGCGTCGTGGGATGACGTGCGGCGGTTGGCGCTGGCAATGCCGGGGGCGAGCGAGAAGGCGTCGTTCGGCGCTGCGTCCGCGTGGGTCGTCAACCAGAAGGGCTTCGTGTGGGTCCGGCCGCTGCGCAAGTCCGACCTGGCCGCGCTCGGCCCGGATGCGCCGACCGGCGAGATCCTCGGCGTGCGTACGCCCGATCTCGAGATGAAAGAGGTGCTGCTCGCCCGCGACCCGGACGTGTTCTTCACGACGCCACACTTCGACGGCTATCCGGCCGTCTTGTTGCAGCTCGACACGATCAGCGTAGCCGATCTCGAGGACGTCATCGTCGAGGCGTGGCTGGCGCGCGCTCCCGACAAGGTCGTCGCAGCCTACCTCGCCGGCGACACGGCGCGCGCGCCGCGGCCGAAGCCGGCGACGAAGAAGAAGGCCACCGCGAAGAAAAAGACTGCCGCGAAGAGCAAGCAGAAGCGGTGA